In Elusimicrobiota bacterium, the genomic window AGTGATAAGTTTCAAAAATAACCTTAAAACAATTTTCCAATTCAATCTTAACACTTAAAGCGAAGCGTCTTACCCCTTACCACTGGGGAGGTAACAATGAATATCAGGAAACCGGCAGTAGCGGGGCAATTTTATCCATCTAATCCTGACGAACTTTCTTTGACGGTTGACGAATTTTTGGGCAATGTTCCCAATTTAAGCATTAAAGGTACCCCGGTTGCTTTCCTAGTGCCTCATGCCGGATACATATTTTCAGCTCAGACAGCCGCTTATTCATATAAACTCCTTTCAAAAACTGCGGCAAAAAATGTTATTTTAATAGGTAACTGCCACAACTTTCCTTTATACTGCGGCGCAATTTTTCCTGAAGGCCAATTTAAAACACCGCTTGGAAATATTGAAACGGATGAAAAAATTGCTAAGCAAATTATTAAGAATTCTAAACTCTTGGCGCTTGATGCCGCCCCCCATATCTCTGAACATTCCCTTGAAGTTCAGCTGCCTTTTCTTCAAAGGGTTTTA contains:
- the amrB gene encoding AmmeMemoRadiSam system protein B gives rise to the protein MNIRKPAVAGQFYPSNPDELSLTVDEFLGNVPNLSIKGTPVAFLVPHAGYIFSAQTAAYSYKLLSKTAAKNVILIGNCHNFPLYCGAIFPEGQFKTPLGNIETDEKIAKQIIKNSKLLALDAAPHISEHSLEVQLPFLQRVLKNFKIVPILLGNFSMQQCKEIGEAIAKAIIELKISESTVIIASSDMSHYPSESEAKETDKSALEALEKFDPELLKKTIDNLMSQGITELHCVFCGEESIYTTMFASKYLGAKEIKVLNYSNSAKTSGDKSRVVGYGAAVFLK